CAAGTATCAAACTCTTCGCGACTGGGCTTGCAAGagggcaaatacgaaatgaCGCCATCAAGCATCAAAGGCAGACAAACATTTTCGCTGGGGAAGAAGATGGAGTGTGAGGACTCCGTGGGCTTGCAAGTCAAAAACGTTGGGCACTCATCCACCTCAACATCATTGATACGAAGCTGGTTTGGATTGATCAGGttgtgttccatttttggaaaatgcaAAGCCTGattgaaaaccaaaatgaAAGTTTCGTACGTGTACGGGTGGTCGTACGCAACGGCAGCGGACACAATGGGCACAGAATGGGCACGTCCGAGCGTAGACAAAAAGGGGCTCACATTGACGGTACAATGGGTTTCTTCAAATACGAAAGCATGACGACCGACACAACAAGTATCAGCATGCGAATCCAAATCAGAGCGGGACAAATGGCCCGTACCAACCGATTGGACAGACACAACAGGGCGAGTGGACACAACAGACACATTTCGCTGGGACATGTTCTTGCCAGCAGAAGTGTTAGAGGTCAAGGTTGTGTTGTCGtcatgacgaggacgagtgTTACGATCCGCATCACTGGAAGTATCCACAGCAGACGCATTGCAACGACGATCACCATGaccattttggcgcaaagTGTGCACATGGCGACGCTGTTCCGCATTCATGGACTCATACTCTTCGAAAGAGTAGTAGCGGTCGGTCATACCGCTTGTCGAGCCGTTGTTAAATGGTTTACCTTTTCCTCCACCACGACCGCCTCGACCGTGACAACCGCCGCAACCACCGCAACCACCTCTTCCGCCGCGACCACCTCGGCCGTTACCGCAACCACTGTGGCCTGTagaagcagaagaaatgttACAAACCTGGGCCTGGTTCTGTTTGtcaataaattcactcaaataattgacagtagcttcaaaatcatttttcaacgctgtAGTGGCACAAACGGTAGCGATAGCCGATTCGAGAGATGGGGCTTTAAtgcgcttcaaaaacttgcggaccttggcagcttcggtcAATGGCTCACCAAACTCGTAAAGGTCAGTGTgggcttgctgatgaatcttggcaaaacgctcgaaagaaaagtttcggcgCTCACCGCTATAAAACTTGTTTTCAAGGTCTCCCTCGGCCTTGTTCATGATCTTTGACTGGTTAGTCGGCCCGAGGTAATGAGAACGGAGGGCCAACCAAGCTGCACGACCGTTACGAGAACGAGCGTGAGCAGAAACCCAACTCCAGGCCGGACCCCCATGGGTACAAGCCCAGATTACGGACCAAACATGACTGTTATCGGCGGCAAAATCTTCGCCGTCGTGAGGGCAACGGGCAatcatttcgtcgagaacaCTTGGGTACatgttgtccggatcgtccgggacttcgtcgtcgtcgcggatcacatggcgcaaaggaacgccaGTAGTTCCACGGACCTTGGAGAGATAATCTTCGACATTCTCGAAGGCCtcgcggatcttcttgaggtcatcaatcatggaaggagccgtagcatccttcgacagagtcttgtcttcctcctcacggcgtttgatctccgccatggagaggactcgagccgCAACGAACTGGGATCGGACGAGAGGTACGCTTAAGGTGACGGATATAATAtccgagcaagatcaaacgctcttcagccgttggagaaatggcgacaccggaGCGGGTACTCACCGCTGGGGCGCCTGGCTGAGCGGCGTTGGGGTTTGGGACGGtccccccgggacgacggagggtgttacacatatccttgatgaacttgtccgtcaagaacacgaagtcctcgacggaaGTAATGGACtcggtaatggcgtcgcgatgagacgcgttgacaataccaatcgcctggagggcgttacggacttgagcgagagctgcggccatggtgaacttttaattttctttctgaggacgggaaggaacttcgaaaagagtttcgagttgagcatgtgttagcgaggtcggcttggcataacgggaacaacaatagtttccTTTTATCACTGGTTAcgaattttgcaaatatttggttcgcatacgcttaaatagtgatagccggcctgattgccgggtcaataactaaaatacccattgtggtatatatatatacacatttgatagcaagagtggaggagcagcaaataccacttggtacgaggtccgatattaacaattggtaagtggatgttcgaaaacagatcctactTAACATCCAAGCTTAGGATGCCGCTTGGGCTAGAGCCTTGAGTAAAGCTTCcgtagaagaagctccatggaagcgtccaaccatggggagtgccttgtttcaagccgctattgcagacaagaaacccagtatccgatcgacacgactaccacgtggaccattacgagtcagtatgttctaggcctctgcaggcgtcggcgactcgacaacaacatgaagagccaggtattatgtttgcctccccaggcacatttggcctcggcgcttccgtcaaaacactcacaaacactcagacaatcacaacaaacttatacctttgatcccacagggatacagaacgactttgggtctgataaactagaaaactgcaacgataaccgactagaatcgcactagaatagcacaagatcactagtgtagttacgaaacagagcaaaacacaaattataccattatctgcctgagcagaccagtcttagtctaacgtacatatgacagacgcttgacgtggggtttttctattTTTAAAGACGGTTGTTGATTTGGTGgttgatcatggatttggtcgtgatCCCAGAtgctggacggattgtttggtcaccttatcattctgagttacgaataataatgtgaggggactgagcaaatccagtggtagtggatctggtgatgtgacataggtagtatgtcacacccctataatttaaccttgtgttgcgtatcatcacgtcctgtatggaatgtactgtaaatatggacctacgttaccactacggtgagattaacagacAGAGAGCTAGCTAGCATCTAAAGAAATTCTATCATCATTTTCAATCAAGCATTGCTGATGAAATCGTCAACAACCTCCTATCTGTACCAATAACGGTAGGTCAAGTAAAAGTATCCACTATTAACAACATAGCCAGCGGTTTGGGCCTGCTTCAATCTTGGAACGTCGATAGTCTGGGGATCACCACTATCTTCACAAACTCCACGGCAATGCTCGTTTGTCCCCGGAACGTTTGCAAGGTAGTACTTTTCATTTTAAAAGACTGCACAAGGATTATCTGTAAATGatgctaactgtaaagcatATTTTTCTCGTCTGTGTAGggagcaaaaagcaaagtAATGCTACATCTCTGACGAACTCGGACCTCCGAGTAAAAAACTCACTCGCTCGATTACACTCAAGACCTTTAAAAAATGGGTTGGTGGGGGGATGAAGCCATTTTTCTAGCCCCGCCTCCTATGCTTTTCTAGGAATGTGTAAACGAGCCTTGTGGGAATTGCTACATGCCCTTCTTGGCTTCATATAAGAAAAAACTATACATTGGTGACACTGCTACGACCGAAATGTGCAAAAACCCAAAAGCGGAGCCTACAAAAGTCAACAATTGCCTGGCTCAGCACACGAAGCGATCCAAATCCTTGGCATTGTACAACAAAACCGCCATGACAACATTGATGATCCCCATGAAATAGATTACGGACAAGGTGGTACCAAAGAGCACCATGGAAAGTAGACCGGTCAGAATGACCGACATGGCCGTGGCGTAACCTTTCAAAACGGAATCGGCGTACTTGAGTACGGACGCCACGATGAGTCCGCCAAGGGCGGACATGAGTACCGAGGCAAAGGCGGCCGACGTAAAGTTGTAAAACAGTCCGTCCCGGACAATGGCGGCAAAATCGCTGGCAATGGCGTAAACACCAATAGTCAAGAGACTCATCAGGGCCAGTTGTACTTGGGTGTAGGCGAGGCCGTAGTCTTCAATATTGACGGACCGTTTGGTGGATCCTTGGCCTTTGATGACTTTTTCCGTGTATACCGAGGCGAAACCGGACGAAAGGGCGATACCGAGCGTGGCAAGAATGCCCTTGGTGGAGTTACCGTTGGTGTCGACGTCGACACTTCCGCCCTTGTAGTTGCAGAGCATGACGCCGGCCGTGAGCAAGACGAGTGAAATGACTTGAGCGTAACGCAGGCGTTTCCGGAGGACAGCTGCGGCAAAGGAAGCGGTAAAAATGAGCTTGGTCTGTACGAGGACGGAGAAGGCCGCCGCGTTCAAATTAGCTAGGGCGACGTATTCCAAGCTCATTTGCAAATTGTAGGCCGAAGCCGGGACGGCCAAAAGCATTGTGTTGCGCATGTCTTCTTTCAGGTAACGAAAGATGGTTTGGGGAGATCGGTGCTGTACAAACAGAATGTAGCCGACACTGAGAGACAATTTGGTAAATTCACTGCCCAAAACAGCCGCCGACGTAAGGAACTTGGGCTGGTCTTTCATGACGTAGCGCATCAACAAATTCTTGGAGCAATTCTGTACGGCGAGGAGAATGAGAACCATCAAAGCAGTGCTGGTAATGACTCCGGCGGGAACctcttttttcttgtcgCCAGCGTCGACGGTGCTGTGGGCGGTATCCGGATTGGTTTGGTTGGCTCCGATGTGCGTACGGTCCCCCGAGGCGGGAGACGAGCCCTCCACGAGCGACTCGCGTTCCTCCATCGCGAGGCCTTCCTCGATTCCGTCGATGGATGATTTGGTTTCTACCGCTCGGCGGGCCGAGTTGTTCCgcttttccattgccatGGTGTTGATGGACCTTGTAATGGGGAGGGGAATGGGTCGGTCCCGATCCCAGCGAATCGAGAAGGCAGACTCTCGAGGGCTTTTCGGCAGCAAAGTCACGGGAACGAGTCATTCCCGAGTGGCTTTCGCATAAGATTCACGCAAGTCACGCACCCCAAAATGGTTCGTAGTCGAGAGGCGTACAACCAAAACCGGAGAATCACggtcactcacagtcaatgtcacTCGATTACAACAAGCTGCTATTACTTTCCAGATATTCTATGCGCGTTCGACTATGCGCGTTCCTATGCGCGTTCGGATGCTCTGATTGGTCGAgaaattgacattcttcCTTGAGAGAATGATATTCTTCTGTCCTAAATAAaataatttccaaaagtcattagtcattcttgtgttggattgctggagccgcGGGTGTGAGCTGTGCTCACCCCCCTCCCAACCCCCTTTTGCTTACTGTGAACGCGCTGACCGTCAAAGAGCCCACACCATCCACCCCCATGCGGGCGTACATCAGATCGACCCTCTCGTTGCCCTCGACATCCCCGTTAGCGACAAGGGTCAAGTTGTTGGACGCCGTATAGCCACAAGTAGATTCCGTGCCCCACATCAAAGGGGCAAACTTCGTCATCAGGTGATGACACGCTTCCTCTTTGTCGGGGCGAAAGTCGCACGACGCCCACAGTCCGCGGAGACCGTCCCTCAGCACGCACCGCAGCATCCAACAGGTCCAACATGTGCAGCAGCGTGTACATGGTATCCGACGTGTGCATAAAGGGCCGTGGGACGGTGGCGGTAGACAATGCCTATTCGCGGGCGGactggaagacgacaaagtcgttttcggaaacgttaaagcacagaaagtcgaagcaattcaagcgTTGTTTCTACACGTTTCCCACACAGTGTATGTTGGAATGGAGATTGGGTGTGGCTGTTCGTGCATACAGCGGAACGCCGAAGGCACCGTCCGGGGGTCCACTATCCGGAATGGGTCGTTTCCGCAACGTGATGGAGGTTGCGCGACCTGCGCAACCAGTTATGGTTGTGGAGCATACTGTGTAGGACAGTGTGTCAAAACACTTGACAGACTGGTACTGTCAGATGCATCCTGGAGAAGTGTGCTGACAAGCAAAGGGAGCAGCAGGAATTACGGAATCACAAGTAGCTCCAGACCCCCAAGCACTACCAAGTTGGCCCATGCCTGACAAGGGGACAATTCCCAACAAACTTAAGAAAGCAGGTTGTTGATAGGTACAAGACCAATGCAGTATATCACagtgaacaaaaagaagattaTTACGCAGAAACGACTTGTTTGTGAGCTTGTTGT
This portion of the Phaeodactylum tricornutum CCAP 1055/1 chromosome 19, whole genome shotgun sequence genome encodes:
- a CDS encoding predicted protein, which gives rise to MAMEKRNNSARRAVETKSSIDGIEEGLAMEERESLVEGSSPASGDRTHIGANQTNPDTAHSTVDAGDKKKEVPAGVITSTALMVLILLAVQNCSKNLLMRYVMKDQPKFLTSAAVLGSEFTKLSLSVGYILFVQHRSPQTIFRYLKEDMRNTMLLAVPASAYNLQMSLEYVALANLNAAAFSVLVQTKLIFTASFAAAVLRKRLRYAQVISLVLLTAGVMLCNYKGGSVDVDTNGNSTKGILATLGIALSSGFASVYTEKVIKGQGSTKRSVNIEDYGLAYTQVQLALMSLLTIGVYAIASDFAAIVRDGLFYNFTSAAFASVLMSALGGLIVASVLKYADSVLKGYATAMSVILTGLLSMVLFGTTLSVIYFMGIINVVMAVLLYNAKDLDRFVC